Sequence from the Mangrovibacterium diazotrophicum genome:
AGAGTTGCCCGAAGACTTTCCTACCAAGAAATTATTGAAAGCTCTTACTGATTTAAGTGAAAATGCCAGCCTGAAAGTGATGGTTCATAATCTGCTCGAGGATTTAAACTAATACGGCCAGGGCAGTTTTAGTTGTTGGTTCTTTGTGAGATAATCTGATTTCCAATTGTCAGCTCGAATTTCTTCAAGCTGACTTTTTATAAACCTTCATTTGGTTGTTGTTTATTTCGGATGACTTGGCATTAGCTTTTCTCCATGAGGATCACTTTTTCGCCGGTTTTCAACTGGTCGTCGGTGCGGAACAGTCGGGTAGAGCCATCTCCGTTTTGGATCAGCACCGGGAGTGCTGTGTCGAAATTCAGGTTTTGCTCTTTCAGCCATTCGCCAACAGGAAGATCTTTTCCCATTGTTTTCGTGTTTTCGGTAAACTTGCCGCTACTGATGGCGGTAAACCATTGCGGTAATTGCACCGTTGCCGAGAATAACCTCGCCGCATTGAATTTCTCCAGCAATCCGTTGCCAACGCTCGAATCTTTTCCCGAAACAGCCACATAAACCTGCGGAATGAGGAAGGCCTCGCGTGCCAGCTGAGCGGCCAGTAAATTCACCTGGCTGTTGGTGGTCAGACCGATGAAGGCGCTGAGGTTTTCGGGCGACGTTTCCGCAAAACTATCCTCGTTCAGCGCGTTCCCGTAAATACAGTTCAGCCCCTGCGATTGCGCCCGTTTCACCATTTCGCGGTTGTTGTCGATCAGCATTACCTGCTGGCTGCCCATCAACCTTTTGGCGAGCCACAGGCTCAGCGGGTTCACACCCAGAATGAGCGTGCCTTTTCGTTTTTCCATATAAACCAATTCGCCTCGGCGGCGCAGCCAGTTCGCTGTCCAGCTTAGCAACACCGGCACGGTGAGCGTGGTGAAGATGGCCATGAAGACCAGGATGGAGAAGATGGTGTTATCGATGATGCCCATGCGCAGGCCAATTTCGGCGATGATGATTTCAACCGCTCCCCGGCCGTTCATGCCTGTACCGATGGTCAATCCTTCGCGCCAGCCATTTCGGGAAGGCAGGTAGAACAAGGCCGTTCCGATAATTTTACCAATTACCGCCAGCGCGGTGATCAGGATCAACAGTCCCAAATCGGTTTTAAAGACATTGATATCGACGAAGAAACCTGCCGACACAAAGAAAATGGGTGCCATGAAACCGATGGAAACGTCGTAAAAAGCTTTATTGAGTTCCTTGGAAATATTTTTGGGGAAGAGATTTCCCTTGATAAACAAACCAGCCATAAAAGCACCGAGGATGCTGTGCATGCCAGCCAGCTCGGCCAGCTCACAATAACCGAAGGCAACAATCAGGATGATGGTAAAGTAGGCAGTACTGTTTTTCAGACCCGACTTCGAAATGTATTTCCCGAGGCGCGGCAGCACAAATACCCCGATTGAAATGGTGATACCGAAAAAGGCCGCGATTTTGGCGCCAATCAGGAGCAGTTGTTGCATGTCGATGGCACTCGACTCGGCAAAGTTGGTAATGCCCGAGAAGATGACCAATGCCAGCGTATCGGAAATGAGTGCCCCCGCCATCATGACGTAGGCAATTCGGGTGTTCAGTAGTTTCAAATCGATCAAAATTCGGCTCTTGGTGGCCAGTGAGGTCACCCCAATGGCAATGGCCACGAATAATCCGGCCATGGGTTTTCCGCCAAACCACACAATGGTGAAATAGCCTAAAGCGAAGGGAACGAAAAATCCTCCAATGGCTGCCAGCAGTCCGGGCCACGAGGCTTTTTTAAGGTCGTGAAAGTCAATCTCCATCCCGATGTAAACCATGAGCAGGATGATGCCGATTTCAGAAAGTACCTTAATGGAAGGTGTCAGTTCGAGCCAGCCGAGTAAGCCAGGGCCCAGCAGAATACCGATTAGTAACTCACCCAGAATAGCGGGATAGCCGATCTTTCGAATGGCAATTCCACCCAGGTAGGCAGACAATAGGACAGCAGAGACATTTAGAATATTAATGTGAAATTCTTCCATGGTTCAATTGTTTACAGGCATTAGCGCTTCCCCAATTTAAAGAATTTCCGGAAATAAAAGATGGCAAAGTATTAAATGGATTGTTAATACGGAGGTTGATAATGCAGGATCGGATTTCGATCAAGTTGTAAGTCAATTCAGTTGCTGGAGCGGATTTGTAATCCGATCCCTTTTAATTCGAAGATTTGTAATCCCACTATTTGTGGAGGCGTTCAAATAAATTGAACTTCAACCAGGCCTTTTTCCCCGGCATAATCTCTGGCTGAGCTGTATAAATAATCTTCCGGGCGAGCAACGATTTCTGCCTTTACTGGGTTTTGGTGGATGTAGTTTAGTTTTTGCTCCAAAAATTCACGCATGTGAATTTCTTTGGCATCACTCCCATCTTGCCAGACTTTGTAGTTTTTAATTTTCTTATTGTTTTTGCCAGCATACCAAAATTGATTCAACATCCAATTGCGCCTGCTCTCTGTAGGATGCTGAATGACCTCTATCAATGCTTTATTCGTATACTTTTTGAAATCGCGGATAATGTTTGATAAATGCTCGTCATTCTTCGTCCCGGCGATCAGGTGTAGGTGATTTGACATCAGACACCAGGCATAAACTATTAGTTCTTTATTTGAAATACAGTAATTCAACGAATCAATAACTAGGTGCTTGCATACAGGGCGGGTAAATATATCGATCCACTCAACCACAGTCAGCGTCAAAAAATAAATATTCCCGGTAGTTATTTTATTCTTTTGTCCCATTATGATTGATGGAGAAGCGCAGTTGTGTTTTATTCTCAAGTTAGTGAAAATGGATTTCAAATCCATGGATAGGAGCGTCCGGATTATAAATCCGGACGAGCAGATTTTCAAATCCATGGATAGAACCAGTTGCTGGATCGGATTTGTAATCCGATCCCTTTTAACTCGTGGATTTGTAATCCCGCTAATTATTCTTTTTCAGAACGAATCCGGTGTGGTCCATTTTGTCGCAAAAGGCCAGGAACAGGTTCACCATCATGAATTGATCAGGCTCGTAGGTGCCTTTGTTGATGTGGATTTTCCGCTCGATGATCATTTGCTTTTCGTTTTTCTGATAGCGATAGTTGCAAGCGCCGTACTGGTTTTCCAGGCTTTTGTCCTCCGGCGTAAATTCAACCTCGTACGATTCGGGCAGGTTTATCACCAGTGAGTCGCAGTATTCATAGCCCACAGGTTCGTACAAAGCGGTTGTCCGTTTTTTGCTCAGGCTTTTGGGGAAATCGTTCGAAAACAGAAAGCTCGGTTTTACCATCAGCCGGGTGCCGGCTTTTGAACAAACGCCGCTCATTTTGCCATTGACGTTCAGGCGCGCCATGGTTACCGTGTCAGTCAAATCCGAGACAGAATAGTCGCTTAGCTCGAGTCCGTCGGCATCCAGGTGGCGCAGCAGGATCTTCTTTTGATCGTCGCGCGACAGGTGCGCAAGTCCAAAGATTTCTTCAAACTGCCCGTTTTTAAAGTCGCTCTGAAGGTTGACTTCGGTAGGGCCGCTTTCCGAAAGGTTCAGTCTGATAGTGCTTTCTCTGCGATTGTCGTTGGTGCGATAAACCGGTGTTCTAACCAGTTTTCCACCTTCTTCGGTAATCATCAGGGCATATCGGTCCGAGTTGGAAGTTCCGATGTATCCCGCCGGGTAATTCTGGCTGGTGCACTCGAGCCAGGTCGTGTCTTGCTCAAAGGGAACGCACAGGATGACATGGTTGGTTTGGCTTGCCGTTGCGAATTCGGGGTAGATGATTTTCTGATCCAGCCCGTTGCCAATTTCAGTGTAGTAGGCACGAATACCGACATGCTCCAGTAGACTACGCATGTAGTTGCTCAACGCTTTACAGTCGCCGTAGCCTTTTTCATCCACATTGCTGGCAGGTGCGGGTTGGAATCCTCCAATGCCGTACATGATGGCTACGTAGCGGGTTTTCTGCTGCAGGTATTTGTACAAGACCTTTACTTTTTCGTGCTCATCAGTTATCCCCGCTGTCAGTTTCTCGATCTCGGCGATCGTGCTTTGCGGGAGTTCGTCGCGACCGGAGAGTAATTGATAAACCCATTGGCCATAAGTTTCCCAGCTGGTGAAATCTCCTTCGAAACCATCGAAGCTAAACTGGTTGGGCATGACAATTACGATGGGGAAGATCTCGTAATAGCCCAATCGCCCGTAGTCGTAAACCGAAGCTTTCAGGCTTTTTGCCGACCAGCTCATTGTCGTTGTCCCTTCGGCTTTTTGCTCTTCAAACTGGAAATCGTAATTCCGGCTTTTGTAGCGAATGTCGAACTCGTCGGGCGAACTCACCGTAAGTTTGGCATCTTCCACCGAAACATAGAAATCCTCGCAGGGAATCCAGTTGGAAAACTTGAGGATGCTTTTGTAGTCGACCGTGTAAGTGTATGCGATGGTGTACGGGTATTTGTTAATGGCCGGTTCAAAATATTTTGCACGGTCGTCGCTTAGCAGCGTGCTGCTACCGGTGGCGGCTACGTCGGAAAAGTCGTTTTTTCGGATGGAGCCAATTGCTGTGCCCTTTGCATCGTACAGGTAACCTTTGAGTTCGCTTATTTCTGAATCCTGATCGTAACCAACGTAGATGCCGGAAAAGCGTTCACCTTTGGGATTAAGAATGGTGATCACCTTATGCACGGTCATTGAATATTTGTTGAGTGTGCTACGTTTAAAGGTTGTTTCCGATTGACGGATGACTGCCCACGCATTCTCTTTCAATGAATCGGGAATTAAATCGGCACTGAATGGATTTTGTGCTGCCAGTTGAAAACCGAAAGCGACGATCAGGATGAAAAATAAGCTGTATTTCATAATGATAGTTGTTTGGCCGGGAATGACCGACTGGCGATCATCCCGGCTAAAACTAGTTTGGGAAAAAAATCTCTAAATGGACTTGAAAACGATCATCTCGTTTTGCTTTTCAATCACGCCTTGAATGAATTGTTTCAATTCTGCATATTCATCCGGCAGGAACATGTCTTTGCGGATGGTGACGGCAGAGCTGATTTGAAGGGTACCTGTCATCGAAAGGCATCGGTAGCTAAAGGTGCCTGCCGAGTTGGGCAGCTGGAAGGTGATGGTTTCCGGAACTTCAGACACCTCGAAATTCTCCGGCAACGTAATCGTCAACGATTGTTGCAGGCTCATCGGGTAGTCGAATTCAACCGGGAATTCACGCTTATCCAGTTTGAACGGGTTTTCGTCGTAAAACGGGTCGATACTGATGTTGAGGTAGGCCATATCGCCGGCGTTCATTATCATTTGGCTGGCATCAACCTTATAGGTAATGGCAAAGTTCAGTCCCATCGAGTCGATTGGGGGAACTTCCATGTCCGAAATTTTCAACTTCGAATCTTTTTCTTCAATGCTTTTAATGAACTCATCCAAAGAGCTCGATTTGCGGGCTTCATCTTTAAACTTGTAGGCTGCGTAACCTTCGAGTTTCTTTTTTACTTTTCCGCTTACATTCATACTGCTGTCAATTTGCATCACGGCGTACGAGCGCGAAACGTACGGTTGCAGGCTATGCAGTTCGACCCATTTTTCAGCTGCGTCGCCAATAATCCGTCCCTTGTCATTCAGGCAGCGGATGGGCAATAAGTTGATGAAAGAAGATGGGTCGGTCGCATCCAGCAGGAATGTGCCATCGGCAGTCTGCACATGTGCAATCACATAATTGAAGCGGGTCAGCGACGGACGCCCCAACAGGATAATCCCGTGATCCTGTGTGCTCAGAATAAGCGGCGATGCCTTGAAGCCCAGCTGGCGCAGCAGAATAACCAGGTTGAGGTTGATATCGGCAACATTGCCTTCACCGTCTTTAAAAGCTTTGTTAACCGATGAAGTGGTGTAAATCGAGCGCTTGCCGTTCCAGCTCATTTGCGATTGCATGTAGTTTAATGCAGCGCCCATCAGCGGAATATCGGTGTAGCCGGTTGCTTTCAGTTGTTCAACAGCCTCTTTCAAGTGTCCCTCTTTCGAGAGCTCGCGACCGAAATTATAGCTTTGTTGTAGCTTGTCGTCTGTGGCTTCCCAGGTCGTTGTGTAGTAGTGCATGTTTGCATTTGGGAACTTCGTGTATGCCAATTCAAACTCAACTTTGC
This genomic interval carries:
- a CDS encoding cation:proton antiporter, whose translation is MEEFHINILNVSAVLLSAYLGGIAIRKIGYPAILGELLIGILLGPGLLGWLELTPSIKVLSEIGIILLMVYIGMEIDFHDLKKASWPGLLAAIGGFFVPFALGYFTIVWFGGKPMAGLFVAIAIGVTSLATKSRILIDLKLLNTRIAYVMMAGALISDTLALVIFSGITNFAESSAIDMQQLLLIGAKIAAFFGITISIGVFVLPRLGKYISKSGLKNSTAYFTIILIVAFGYCELAELAGMHSILGAFMAGLFIKGNLFPKNISKELNKAFYDVSIGFMAPIFFVSAGFFVDINVFKTDLGLLILITALAVIGKIIGTALFYLPSRNGWREGLTIGTGMNGRGAVEIIIAEIGLRMGIIDNTIFSILVFMAIFTTLTVPVLLSWTANWLRRRGELVYMEKRKGTLILGVNPLSLWLAKRLMGSQQVMLIDNNREMVKRAQSQGLNCIYGNALNEDSFAETSPENLSAFIGLTTNSQVNLLAAQLAREAFLIPQVYVAVSGKDSSVGNGLLEKFNAARLFSATVQLPQWFTAISSGKFTENTKTMGKDLPVGEWLKEQNLNFDTALPVLIQNGDGSTRLFRTDDQLKTGEKVILMEKS
- a CDS encoding REP-associated tyrosine transposase translates to MGQKNKITTGNIYFLTLTVVEWIDIFTRPVCKHLVIDSLNYCISNKELIVYAWCLMSNHLHLIAGTKNDEHLSNIIRDFKKYTNKALIEVIQHPTESRRNWMLNQFWYAGKNNKKIKNYKVWQDGSDAKEIHMREFLEQKLNYIHQNPVKAEIVARPEDYLYSSARDYAGEKGLVEVQFI
- a CDS encoding DUF3857 domain-containing protein, with protein sequence MKYSLFFILIVAFGFQLAAQNPFSADLIPDSLKENAWAVIRQSETTFKRSTLNKYSMTVHKVITILNPKGERFSGIYVGYDQDSEISELKGYLYDAKGTAIGSIRKNDFSDVAATGSSTLLSDDRAKYFEPAINKYPYTIAYTYTVDYKSILKFSNWIPCEDFYVSVEDAKLTVSSPDEFDIRYKSRNYDFQFEEQKAEGTTTMSWSAKSLKASVYDYGRLGYYEIFPIVIVMPNQFSFDGFEGDFTSWETYGQWVYQLLSGRDELPQSTIAEIEKLTAGITDEHEKVKVLYKYLQQKTRYVAIMYGIGGFQPAPASNVDEKGYGDCKALSNYMRSLLEHVGIRAYYTEIGNGLDQKIIYPEFATASQTNHVILCVPFEQDTTWLECTSQNYPAGYIGTSNSDRYALMITEEGGKLVRTPVYRTNDNRRESTIRLNLSESGPTEVNLQSDFKNGQFEEIFGLAHLSRDDQKKILLRHLDADGLELSDYSVSDLTDTVTMARLNVNGKMSGVCSKAGTRLMVKPSFLFSNDFPKSLSKKRTTALYEPVGYEYCDSLVINLPESYEVEFTPEDKSLENQYGACNYRYQKNEKQMIIERKIHINKGTYEPDQFMMVNLFLAFCDKMDHTGFVLKKNN
- a CDS encoding DUF3857 domain-containing protein, with protein sequence MIKRSLFVICGLCFWVFQNEARADEDVNTKFGKISMDEMTADVCPIDSNAYAYYIFDTGNTEFRYAESTIRSNDSSSSQKGFQLYFQRHFRIKILKKEGFDWGDFSIPLYVDGADEEKLLGFKAFTYTLEGGTIEKTKLENKDAKVEETSEHINTLKFAMPNLKEGCIIEVQYQIVSDFLFNLQEWYFQSTIPVLHSEYRVDIPEYFHYNQAQKGYFPVDVKTDRRSDKFSITYIQQEQGSQQGYKYTQDYDFVEYISEYSANNIPAFPNEKFLHSRENYVSKVEFELAYTKFPNANMHYYTTTWEATDDKLQQSYNFGRELSKEGHLKEAVEQLKATGYTDIPLMGAALNYMQSQMSWNGKRSIYTTSSVNKAFKDGEGNVADINLNLVILLRQLGFKASPLILSTQDHGIILLGRPSLTRFNYVIAHVQTADGTFLLDATDPSSFINLLPIRCLNDKGRIIGDAAEKWVELHSLQPYVSRSYAVMQIDSSMNVSGKVKKKLEGYAAYKFKDEARKSSSLDEFIKSIEEKDSKLKISDMEVPPIDSMGLNFAITYKVDASQMIMNAGDMAYLNISIDPFYDENPFKLDKREFPVEFDYPMSLQQSLTITLPENFEVSEVPETITFQLPNSAGTFSYRCLSMTGTLQISSAVTIRKDMFLPDEYAELKQFIQGVIEKQNEMIVFKSI